One Erysipelothrix amsterdamensis DNA window includes the following coding sequences:
- a CDS encoding metal ABC transporter permease: MFKYEFMRTAFLVGGLLAVIIPLIGVVVVFKRMSMIGDALSHVSLSGITIGLILGFNPIVGAIALSLVAALSIEFIQKKFGKYQELAIAIIMSFGIGLSGVLLGFVKNPANFNSFLFGSIVAIGDSDNFLAILLSLVVIGVSIRYYREFFYLAFDEKSAFLSGIDTNRISLIFTILTAITVSIASRIVGALIVSSLMVIPTACAMQVSKSYRSTMLYAIGFSLTFVWLGLALSYALNLAPGGTIVLLGVGVLVILIIIKAVLKRG, encoded by the coding sequence ATGTTTAAATATGAATTTATGCGCACGGCATTTCTTGTTGGTGGCTTGTTAGCCGTGATTATACCACTTATTGGTGTAGTAGTTGTTTTCAAAAGAATGTCGATGATTGGTGATGCATTATCGCATGTTTCACTAAGTGGAATTACAATTGGATTGATTCTCGGGTTTAATCCGATTGTCGGGGCGATTGCATTAAGTTTGGTTGCTGCATTGAGTATTGAGTTTATTCAGAAGAAATTCGGAAAATATCAAGAACTTGCGATTGCGATTATCATGTCCTTTGGAATCGGTTTGTCTGGTGTTTTGCTTGGTTTTGTAAAAAATCCAGCGAATTTTAATAGTTTTTTATTTGGTAGCATTGTCGCAATCGGTGATAGTGATAACTTCCTTGCAATCTTACTTAGTTTAGTTGTTATTGGAGTATCGATTCGATACTATCGTGAATTTTTTTACCTCGCTTTTGACGAAAAATCCGCATTTCTTTCCGGTATTGATACGAACCGTATTTCATTGATATTCACGATCCTTACCGCAATCACGGTGTCGATTGCATCTCGAATCGTGGGTGCTTTGATTGTCTCGTCCCTTATGGTTATTCCTACAGCGTGTGCTATGCAGGTATCAAAGAGCTATAGATCCACAATGCTTTATGCAATTGGATTCTCTTTAACCTTCGTATGGCTCGGACTTGCGCTATCATATGCTCTCAATCTTGCTCCAGGAGGAACGATTGTCCTTCTAGGTGTTGGGGTATTAGTTATACTTATTATAATAAAAGCTGTATTAAAGCGAGGGTAA